One genomic segment of Balaenoptera musculus isolate JJ_BM4_2016_0621 chromosome 11, mBalMus1.pri.v3, whole genome shotgun sequence includes these proteins:
- the CCR3 gene encoding C-C chemokine receptor type 3 isoform X1, protein MNSSGNGTREMATSVDGTETVGEAAGTTPYDYEGALPCEKSNIKELGAQLLPPLYSLVFTVGLLGNVVVVVILTKYNKLRIMTNIYLLNLAISDLLFLFTLPFWIHYVGWNEWVFGHHMCKLLSGLYYMGLYSEIFFIILLTIDRYLAIVHAVFALRARTVTFGIITSIFTWVLAGLAALPEFIFHESQEEFEQTFCSPLYPKNGENAWKCFYALRMSILGLALPLLVMAICYSGIVKTLLRCPSKKKYKAIRLIFVIMVVFFIFWTPYNLVVLLSTFQMHLETDCEQSRQLDLAMLVTEVIAYTHCCVNPVIYAFVGERFQKHLRHFFHRHVAIYLGKFIPFLPSEKLERASSVSPSTGEQELSAVF, encoded by the coding sequence GGACAAGGGAAATGGCGACCTCAGTCGATGGGACTGAGACTGTGGGTGAAGCTGCTGGGACCACACCCTATGACTATGAGGGGGCACTACCATGTGAAAAAAGCAACATCAAGGAGCTGGGGGCCCAGCTCCTGCCCCCACTGTATTCCCTGGTGTTCACGGTTGGTCTGCTGGGCAatgtagtggtggtggtgatccTCACAAAATACAATAAGCTCCGCATTATGACCAACATCTACCTGCTCAATTTGGCCATTTCGGACTTGCTCTTCTTATTCACTCTGCCGTTCTGGATTCACTATGTTGGGTGGAATGAGTGGGTTTTTGGCCACCATATGTGTAAGTTGCTCTCTGGGCTCTATTACATGGGCTTGTACAGTGAGATCTTCTTCATCATACTCCTGACCATAGACCGGTATCTGGCCATCGTTCACGCCGTGTTTGCCCTTCGAGCCCGGACGGTCACTTTTGGTATCATCACCAGCATCTTCACCTGGGTCCTGGCAGGGTTAGCAGCCCTCCCTGAATTTATCTTCCATGAGTCCCAAGAAGAGTTTGAACAGACTTTCTGCAGTCCTCTTTAcccaaagaatggagaaaatgcctGGAAGTGTTTCTATGCTCTGAGGATGAGTATCTTGGGTCTCGCTCTGCCTCTGCTCGTTATGGCCATCTGCTACTCAGGAATCGTTAAAACACTGCTGAGATGccccagtaaaaaaaaatacaaggccATCCGGCTCATTTTTGTCATCATGGtggtcttctttattttctggacACCCTACAATCTGGTTGTCCTTCTCTCAACTTTTCAAATGCACCTGGAGACTGACTGTGAGCAGAGCAGACAGCTGGACCTCGCCATGCTGGTGACGGAGGTGATCGCCTACACCCACTGCTGTGTCAACCCCGTGATCTACGCCTTCGTTGGTGAGAGGTTCCAGAAGCACCTCCGCCACTTCTTCCACAGGCATGTGGCCATCTACCTGGGCAAATTCATCCCATTTCTTcctagtgaaaaactggaaagagCCAGCTCTGTCTCCCCATCAACAGGGGAGCAGGAACTCTCTGCTGTATTTTAG
- the CCR3 gene encoding C-C chemokine receptor type 3 isoform X2 produces MATSVDGTETVGEAAGTTPYDYEGALPCEKSNIKELGAQLLPPLYSLVFTVGLLGNVVVVVILTKYNKLRIMTNIYLLNLAISDLLFLFTLPFWIHYVGWNEWVFGHHMCKLLSGLYYMGLYSEIFFIILLTIDRYLAIVHAVFALRARTVTFGIITSIFTWVLAGLAALPEFIFHESQEEFEQTFCSPLYPKNGENAWKCFYALRMSILGLALPLLVMAICYSGIVKTLLRCPSKKKYKAIRLIFVIMVVFFIFWTPYNLVVLLSTFQMHLETDCEQSRQLDLAMLVTEVIAYTHCCVNPVIYAFVGERFQKHLRHFFHRHVAIYLGKFIPFLPSEKLERASSVSPSTGEQELSAVF; encoded by the coding sequence ATGGCGACCTCAGTCGATGGGACTGAGACTGTGGGTGAAGCTGCTGGGACCACACCCTATGACTATGAGGGGGCACTACCATGTGAAAAAAGCAACATCAAGGAGCTGGGGGCCCAGCTCCTGCCCCCACTGTATTCCCTGGTGTTCACGGTTGGTCTGCTGGGCAatgtagtggtggtggtgatccTCACAAAATACAATAAGCTCCGCATTATGACCAACATCTACCTGCTCAATTTGGCCATTTCGGACTTGCTCTTCTTATTCACTCTGCCGTTCTGGATTCACTATGTTGGGTGGAATGAGTGGGTTTTTGGCCACCATATGTGTAAGTTGCTCTCTGGGCTCTATTACATGGGCTTGTACAGTGAGATCTTCTTCATCATACTCCTGACCATAGACCGGTATCTGGCCATCGTTCACGCCGTGTTTGCCCTTCGAGCCCGGACGGTCACTTTTGGTATCATCACCAGCATCTTCACCTGGGTCCTGGCAGGGTTAGCAGCCCTCCCTGAATTTATCTTCCATGAGTCCCAAGAAGAGTTTGAACAGACTTTCTGCAGTCCTCTTTAcccaaagaatggagaaaatgcctGGAAGTGTTTCTATGCTCTGAGGATGAGTATCTTGGGTCTCGCTCTGCCTCTGCTCGTTATGGCCATCTGCTACTCAGGAATCGTTAAAACACTGCTGAGATGccccagtaaaaaaaaatacaaggccATCCGGCTCATTTTTGTCATCATGGtggtcttctttattttctggacACCCTACAATCTGGTTGTCCTTCTCTCAACTTTTCAAATGCACCTGGAGACTGACTGTGAGCAGAGCAGACAGCTGGACCTCGCCATGCTGGTGACGGAGGTGATCGCCTACACCCACTGCTGTGTCAACCCCGTGATCTACGCCTTCGTTGGTGAGAGGTTCCAGAAGCACCTCCGCCACTTCTTCCACAGGCATGTGGCCATCTACCTGGGCAAATTCATCCCATTTCTTcctagtgaaaaactggaaagagCCAGCTCTGTCTCCCCATCAACAGGGGAGCAGGAACTCTCTGCTGTATTTTAG